The Caloenas nicobarica isolate bCalNic1 chromosome 30, bCalNic1.hap1, whole genome shotgun sequence genome contains a region encoding:
- the LOC135999876 gene encoding olfactory receptor 14C36-like — YTGCVAQLFLFVFSISTEYFLLTVMAYDRHVAICKPLHYGTLLGSRACVHMAAAAWATGFLNALLQTANTFSLPLCKGNVLDQFFCEIPRILKLSCSDTYLREAGLIVFSACLISVCFIFIVLSYVQIFRAVLRLPSEQGRHKAFSTCLPHLAVVSLFVSTVIFAHLKPPSISSPSLDLVVSVLYSLVPPAFADNHKFLVPGPCLGTLRSLSIATLDFATS; from the exons tacacaggatgtgttgcacagctatttttgtttgtcttttccatttcaacagagtattttcttctcacggtcatggcctatgaccgccatgttgccatctgcaaacccctgcactacgggaccctcctgggcagcagagcttgtgtccacatggcagcagctgcctgggccactgggtttctcaatgcccTGTTGCaaacggccaatacattttcactgccactgtgcaagggcaatgtcctggaccagttcttctgtgaaatccccaggatcctcaagctctcctgctcagacacctacctcagggaagctgggcttattgtctttagtgcctgtttaatttctgtctgtttcattttcattgtgctgtcctatgtgcagatcttcagggccgtgctgaggctcccctctgagcagggacggcacaaagccttttccacgtgcctccctcacctggccgtggtctccctgtttgtcagcactgtcatatttgcccacctgaagcccccctccatctcctccccatcactggatctggtggtgtctgttctgtactctttggtgcctcca GCGTTTGCTGATAACCACAAATTCCTTGTTCCTGGGCCTTGTCTGGGCACGCTGCGTTCCTTGTCTATTGCAACACTCGATTTTGCAACAAGCTAG